In a genomic window of Rhopalosiphum maidis isolate BTI-1 chromosome 4, ASM367621v3, whole genome shotgun sequence:
- the LOC113555778 gene encoding uncharacterized protein LOC113555778 — MFVTRYWRTSMFGNSLLRTVRQNVHHSEARQFSEPSCLQKNNIRYNNFKGHPYVTYDGLKCWNCQSIIDIRPCLFCKNCSIIQSPEDQNLNYFELFNINVQYDIDTVQLTSNFRKLQNLMHPDRFSNKTEEEQLLSESFSSLLNKSYTTLLNPLLRGLYMLHLGGLSIDEDSITMDTTFLYEIMDWNEKVEEVNTKESLEGLKKDVDDMLVDLYTKLSKAFSENNQNQAKVLLSKAKFFSTLLEKIKNKEL; from the exons atgtttgtgACGCGATATTGGCGTACAAGTATGTTTGGAAATAGCTTATTAAGAACAGTACGCCAGAACGTTCACCATTCTGAAGCTAGACAATTCTCAGAACCCTCATGTCTACAGAAAAACAATatcagatataataatttcaaaggcCATCCGTATGTAACTTATGATGGACTTAAATGTTGGAACTGTCAAAGTATAATAGACATCAGACCATGtctgttttgtaaaaattgctCAATAATTCAATCACCTGAAgaccaaaatttaaattattttgagctTTTTAACATCAATGTTCAATATGACATTGATACTGTACAGTTGACATCAAATTTTAGAAAACTACAAAACCTTATGCATCCAGACagattttcaaacaaaactgaa GAAGAACAATTACTATCAGAATCATTTTCTTCTCTTTTAAACAAATCTTATACTACTCTATTGAATCCACTTTTAAGAGGCCTTTATATGTTACACCTTGGTGGTTTGAGTATTGATGAAGATTCTATAACAATGGATACcacttttttatatgaaattatggATTGGAATGAAAAAGTTGAAGAAGTTAATACAAAAGAATCTCTTGAAGGTTTGAAGAAAGATGTTGATGATATGTTGGTTGACTTATACAc GAAATTGTCAAAAGCTTTCAGTGAAAATAACCAAAATCAAGCAAAAGTATTGTTATCAAAAGCCAAATTCTTTTCAACATTgctggaaaaaattaaaaataaagaattataa